The following proteins come from a genomic window of Macrobrachium rosenbergii isolate ZJJX-2024 chromosome 39, ASM4041242v1, whole genome shotgun sequence:
- the LOC136825621 gene encoding prothymosin alpha-like: protein MTENEKEFPVLPMKNNECNSKDNSRNGQANNKVQEEVQGNKVQTQDSVEEQEESKEVRRQGQEDRMEEDRQEEGRQEEDRQKEDRQEKDRQEDSSSENVETFSQKENDNGNVIEDTVMNRKQDTMELVTNFNMEVMTLSVKIPLICPFMV, encoded by the coding sequence atgactgaaaatgaaaaggagtttCCAGTTTTAccgatgaaaaataatgaatgtaacTCTAAGGATAATTCGCGGAATGGCCAGGCAAATAATAAAGTTCAGGAAGAAGTACAGGGGAATAAGGTTCAAACGCAAGACTCGGTAGAGGAACAAGAGGAGAGTAAAGAAGTGAGAAGACAAGGGCAGGAGGATCGAATGGAGGAAGATCGTCAGGAGGAAGGTCGTCAGGAGGAAGATCGACAGAAGGAAGATCGTCAGGAGAAGGATCGACAGGAGGACTCTTCTAGTGAAAATGTCGAGACATTTagccaaaaggaaaatgataatggaAACGTTATCGAGGATACTGTTATGAATAGGAAGCAGGACACAATGGAATTGGTTACCAACTTCAATATGGAAGTAATGACTCTCAGTGTCAAAATACCCCTAATATGTCCCTTTATGGTttag
- the LOC136825622 gene encoding putative uncharacterized protein DDB_G0271982, protein MSLEYLCEAPPLRKDPGSVERGCQNDFFNQYLPYLEERRGPFRLCIEGPDESRMYFQCTVRMVQLVLRQKVREKEEALKDFLEEEEEEEEEEEEEEEEEEEEEEEEETDTYYLRPTFGRCNQQKKKKKKKKKKKKKKQWLSGAAVLGSLC, encoded by the exons ATGAGTTTAGAGTACCTCTGTGAGGCCCCACCATTGAGAAAGGACCCCGGAAGTGTGGAAAGAGGATGCCAAAATGATTTCTTCAACCAATACTTGCCATATTTGGAGGAGAGGAGAGGTCCCTTCAGACTGTGCATAGAGGGGCCTGATGAAAGCAGAATGTATTTTCAGTGCACTGTGAGAATGGTTCAACTGGTGCTCAGACag aaggtgagggagaaggaggaggcccTGAAAGactttcttgaagaagaagaagaagaagaagaagaagaagaagaagaagaagaagaagaagaagaagaagaagaagaagaagaa ACAGACACTTACTACTTAAGGCCCACTTTTGGAAGGTGCaatcagcagaagaagaagaagaagaagaagaagaagaagaagaagaagaagcaatggcTGAGTGGTGCTGCTGTACTTGGCTCGCTTTGCTAG